Below is a genomic region from Brassica oleracea var. oleracea cultivar TO1000 chromosome C9, BOL, whole genome shotgun sequence.
AAAATTAACAAAAAGTTACATCCGAAATTTTTAAAAAATAACTAAATTAATGTTTTTTTAGTTTTAAAATGTTATGTCCAAATCTATTAACTATTCAATCTATTAAAAATAAAAAAAATTAGTTAACTGAAAGTTATATTTTTAAATATAAGAAACTTGAGAAATGAAAATTTAAATTTTTTTTTTCAAAATCTAAATATCAGAACCAGATTCGAAATAACCGAATCCGAACTAAAAATATCCGAACCCGACCCGAAGTACAGAAATACCCGAACGGGTTCTACACCTCTATACCAAAATACCCGAAAATCCGAAATACCAGACCCGAACCCGAACAGGTACCCAAGACTAAACTAAATCGATAATTATTATCCCCTAGCTATATATGGGCTTAACGAAATCGACAATAGTTTTGGGCTTGTCTACATAAGGGATTGATTAAAATAAATGAAAAAGAAAAATTCAAAAAAACCAGCCAATAGAATTATAACATTTTTCCTGAGAAGCTCTATATGAGTGCCACCTCAGCAGAAATCACTAAAGTGACTTCTCTTTTAATGTATAAGGGGATTTTTGGATCCCACACATTTTGAGAAAAATCTCGACGGTTCAGATCGTTAACCATCGCGGAATCGCAAAAAAATAGTTAAATTGCGAAAAAAATTAATTAAACCGCGAAATTTTTTTAAAATTTGCAGAATGGTAGAATACATATTAAAATATTTTATATGGTATTCAATTCGTTATAATAAAAAAAATATCAATAATGAAATTAACTATTACAAAATGTGAAAATAACTAAAATTTATTTAAAAATATTTTTGTTCTTATTATAAATATCTAGCTTATCTTTCAATACCTTTTAATACTAGATTGACATTTAATAATATACAAATTATATTATTACTTTATTTACAACATAATTATTTATCATTAAAAAAATTATCCCTGTGTATTATAAAATTTAAGATAGTATTAGTGTATAATTTAATAATATGAAAGAGCTGATTTTGTAAAATTCTTGGCCATAATCTATTAAAACTCAATTTTTCACTTAATAAAATTTCTCTTAATGTTTTTGTTAGCAAAAATGTAAATTTGCATTTTTTCATTCAACAATATTTTATTGATTGATAAAATATTTGTGGAATCGCGTTTCATACGCCATTCCTCCGTTCGCAAAGAATTAATCCAAGATAAAAACATCATTTTATGTTGTGTGTTTAAAAAGAAAAAGCTGATTGATTGGTTAAAGAGTATTTACTTTGAAAGTATTTTGCACGCCATTTAAAGCGCCGACAAAGTTGAACAAGACAGAAGAAGAAGCGGAAGAGACACGATTCTCCTCTGACTAATCGGTTTCAGATTGGTTTAGTTACAAGATTCATCTCGAAAAATTTCTCACGAGATTCTCCTTGGTGAGTTTTCTACTTATCTTTTTGATCTATTGTTTCATTTTTCATTCCCAGAGCAATTTTCCGGTATCTGATGAACTCTGTATCTAAGAGTTTGTTTGATTGAGACGGGTAATTGATTTCAAAGTTATAGCGCGAGTTTTTTGTTGCATACTTGGTCTTGAAAAATCTATATATCTTGGAACTGATATCTAGCTGCTTTTGAATTTCAGGCGGTATCTTTGTCAACGCCGGGAAAAATCGAAGATCTGATCTCAAGCAAGATAGCTATAAAGCATGGACGAAAGTATGTTTCTAATTCCGCAATTGCTTTAGTTTTTTTTTTTTTTTTTTTTTTTTTTTTTTTAATTTCTTTTCGATTTATTACGAGTTCACCCATAGATGTGCAAGTAAATATTGCATCTTCATCGTTGCAGATACTAAATCTGTATCAGGAAATGGTAGAGCCGAGCTGGTAAAATTCATTGCTGATAGCCATGCCAAGCTCATGAAACCAGCTGCTCGTTATTACTATACACTTAAAGGTTAGTACCACAACCACTTTACAAGTATTATTGCCGTCTTGGTGCCTGGTCTTGTCATGTTGTAGAGCAGTAGAGGTCCTGCTAGTTTATTATGTTCACCATTATTGTTATTACTATCTAAGATAATGTGAAATACGAAGCATTCGTGTAACAACCATCTCGGTTCTGACCATGAACTAAGAGATACTATATATCTCTGTTTCGATAGATGCTATGGGTTGTGGGAAAAGAAGATATACGGCTGTAAAAGTTGCAGAAGACATGGAAACAGGAGTATTTGACAAACCTCTTCCTTGCTTTGGTTGTGGAATCGGATGGTTCTCGTGAGTATATAACTCTCTTGTTTATTCCGTATATTATCGGTCTTAAGACCAATGCTGATTTCTTCTTTTTGATAATCGACAGCTTTCTACTAGGTTTTGTGTTCCCACCTTTGTGGTACTATGCTACCTTTCTTTACTTCGGGAACTACTACCGCAGAGATCCTAGAGAAAGAGCTGGTCTTGCTGCTTCCGCAATCACTGTAAGTACTCGTGTGTGTATGCGTATTAATTGTGGTTAGAGATAATCTATAGTCTGAAGATTCAATGTTATACTGATGCAGGCGATGGGATGTTCTCTTGTGTTACTTGTGGTTTTTGCTTTCCGTTGGTTTTACTATCTTTGAGATGTAAGTGCACATTCTTATAAGTTCCATGCTCATCAAAGGAATAGTAGCGGAACTTGATGTACATTCACATAAACCCATGAGTTTACCACAATCTTTGTTTCTTAAGTTGTGTATCATTTCTTGTTCACAGCTTATAGAGTTTGTATACAAAGAAGAGAAAAGAGAAAAGAAAAACGAACAAATGATATAAATTTCTGTTTCTGTGATTTTATTCTCAGTCCGGGCCGGATAAGAGATTTTAGAAACTTTAGATAATTTAGCAAGAATTTGATAGAATTAAAAAAAAAAAAACAATTTGGGAATCTATGTATATTTATACTATTAATTTTAACAATTTAATAAGTTCTACTTCAATGTTTTAATATCGGTTAACGTTTTCCAGTAGTAAGCTAGTGGACTAAACTCGAAGCTGTTCTCATACGCACATTCAAAACCTCAGAAGACGGCATGAATTGCTTTTATTAGAGTGTTTAACGGAGAGATGTTTCCAACGATAGGTACGGGGTTGAGATATCTTTGTACTTATCGACAAAGGTTGATTGATTCGATTATTCTCATCGCTAAAAGCTCCCAACAGGTTAATGCCACGACAAACGTGTGGATCTCTCTTCCATTTTATTAATAGTAAATAATTGAAACACGAATCATTCAGAGCTTTAGTTAAATTATACTAGTATACTATGTAATGTAATACGATTAGATGTGTAAATCGCACGTGTGGAGAGACAGGCTGTGTATCTGATCCTGGAAGATAGCTGTTTGAAGAAACTTAAACGATACTTCCGACTCACCTAGCGACTCCTTTTCACAGCCTGTCTCTTTCTCTTCTTCTTTTTTTTTTTTTTTCTTTTTAATTATGTATATTTCTTTCGTGTGGCTCGTTTCCAGACCAGAATACAGATATCTCTGTACCTAAACTCCAGATTCATGTCCATCTGTGTCCAATTATTTAATTACTCACACTTTGTTTTCTATTACAAGAAAAAATAATTATGTATTACCGTATATTTAGCAACAACCACAAAACAGAAACATAAAATTCCAACTGTTCGGTCTATGTTACCCTTTTTAAGCGGAAATTGTGTTTTGAAATCGGATTACTAGCAATAGTAGGTGGTTCCTTTAATTTCATGTGTTGACTGAATCCACAAACGAACAATGAAACTGCTATAGTTTGCAATGTCGGACCTATAATTCCGATGTTCATATGCTATATATTTTTTATTACAATATTCTAGTTTCGCCAATCATAAAAAAGAAAAAAAATTGTTATATAAAATAATGATATAAATACTTTTTACAACTAAACGTTGTGATTAGTCGAGCGATAACAAAATGAAGTGGATCGCAGCAACATACAAAGGAACATGATAAACTCTTCTTGAGACAATCATGTTGATAGTAGTTTATGTTACATGATTCATGATGGCTCAACCATCTTTAGGTCGCACGACAAACTTTTTGATATTCACTTTTTCTTTTACTAACTTTTTTACCCACGTTGATTAATTTATGAGATATTAGAGAAACCTTATATGATTCTCCCGAAACCGATTCTCTTATATTGTAATGTATTTTTTTCCTACGTAAATCGCTATATACTCCTTTTCTTTGGTAAATGGTTTTATATGAATTTAGTTGATGCTTACTTTTTTTCTTTGGTCTTTAGGTTTACTAGTGGGACACTGAATAAGAAAGATGAGAGCCAAATTTCAAAAAATCGAAATCATTTCTTTTTTTCACAGACCAAAAGCTGGTGGCGATGGCCATAATTCTAGGATGGTCAAAATTTAAAATTCCGTGCATGTGTTGTTTAACTTATAATCATTTTATGTTATACTTTTGTTTTGGGATAACGTCAAAATGTTACGTAAATAATTTACAAAAAAAAATTACGTATATGTTATTACATTTGATTTTGTTTTTGGAACACACATTTGATTACTCTCTGTTTTTTTTTTTTTCAAAACGTGATTGCTTTCTTAAAGCGTTTATATGTTCCAAAACAATATTATAAAATAAACCTGGAAATGGTGGTGGTCGAGTGTACAACACATTATCGATAAGGTGGAACGTTACACAACCCGAAATCAGGGTTTAGTTTATTAATTCGCTTATGTGTTATATTAGGCTGAAAATGTTGTTTATAACACACTTTTAATTTGAAGTATTCATAATATACTAAACTACAAAAGCATTAAAAGGGTTTATAAGAAATTAAAGATGAGTTTAAAGGGCTGGGATTGGATGCTGGTCCCCTTCTCTTTTTCTTCAACTTTTTATTTGGTTATATTTTTTCTTCAACTTTATTGCTACTTCCACTTATCGAATGTGGAAATATTGTAGCAAATAAATGAAGAAACTATGGTGTATATAAGATCTATAATGCGCTACCAATGGACATCTGCTTTCAATATCGCTTGATCTATCACTAGTATAAAGCTAAGAGTATAATAACCATTTATCTATGAAAATATATAAAAGAAAGTATATATAAATAATGTAGTTTAAAGTTGAAACTCGCTACTTTTTTTAGCGAATTCTTGAATTTTCAGATCAACAACTTTGCTTAGAGCTATATACAACGTATTTATTTGGATTTTTTGTTTGTAGTGAATAAAGTTGTTGTTTTGTATCCATAGTTTTTATTAAGTTGTGTGTACGATTGATTAATAACATATGCGATCACGCACCGACGATAAGGAAGAAAAATAATATGTAAAGCTGAAAGTCTAAAACAATTCCTACGAATAAACTTTCATCATTTTTCTTTGACTTCTTAAGAAGTAACTCATGTGGCAAAAGCTTAATCATAGTGTAAATAGGGGAAAACTTGTGTGTAAATTGTAAAATTTTGCTTCTTTTTACTAACAAATAACTGAAAAAAATATATGTTTAAACGGGAGACAGCTTGACAAAAGTTGCGGAGGTTTGGGTTGGGGTCTAGCGAGAAAAGGGTAAGTAAACACTTTACAATGATGATAACCACGCTCCAATTATTTCCATCAACAGAGCATCCTCTAAAGTTATTTTCCAAATTTATATGTACAAAGTTTATAACTATTCGTGGCC
It encodes:
- the LOC106316072 gene encoding uncharacterized protein LOC106316072, encoding MDENTKSVSGNGRAELVKFIADSHAKLMKPAARYYYTLKDAMGCGKRRYTAVKVAEDMETGVFDKPLPCFGCGIGWFSFLLGFVFPPLWYYATFLYFGNYYRRDPRERAGLAASAITAMGCSLVLLVVFAFRWFYYL